From Calderihabitans maritimus:
CCTGATGCGAGGTTTGAAGCTGGATCCGGGCGGTGAAGAAGAACTTGCGATATTCAGAGACGCGGAAAACATTCCTGTTTGGGCGCGCGGTGCGGTAGCTGCGGTAGCCAGAGAGGGCTTAGTAAAAGGCTATCCGCAGTCGGACGGGAGTCTTACCTTTGAAGCGGATAAACCCATCAGCCGTGCCGAACTGGCAGCCCTGATGGTCAGAATAGTGGTGAAGGAGCTTGGGCCGGTATCAGGTGAGGCGCCGACATTTGCCGATGCCGACGAGTTTCCGCCGTGGGCGGAGGAAGCCGTTGCCGTGGCGGCGAAGGAAGGCATTGTCGAAGGGTATCCCGATGGCACCTTCCGGGCGGAAAACACCGTCACCCGGGCAGAGGCTGCCACAATGATCCTGCGCTTGCTGGACCTGATTTATACAGAATCGACTACTGGCGTTTGACAGTGCAAAAAGGGTGGCAGATATGTCCTGCCTCCCTTAGACAATGCCGAACTGAATTTAACCTCAAGTGTATATCATTATCCTGAAAGAACCTCAACGTAGATACTTCTAATTTTACCGGTAAAATGGAGAAAGTATACAGCACCTTCTTTAAGATCGAACCAAACAGGGTGGTAGGTAGAAGCAATCGTCCGGGCCATTCCGGTAAGCGAAGGTAAAAAAACCCGCTGGCATTAAGTACTCCAGCGGGGATTTTTTTATTTCTCCGGTAAAGTGAGGCTCCAGCTGCGATACCCGCCGCTCAGGTGTCCCAGGTCAGAGAAACCTTTATCCTTCAAGACCCTGTAAGCCAGGTAAGAACGGTAGCCGATACCGCAGTACAGGACGGTTTTCCGGTGAGGATCCAGTTCTCCGATTCTCTTGCGCAGGTCGTCCACGGGTATATTGACGGCCGTGGGTATATGGCCTTCGCGATATTCATCCGGCGTTCGTACGTCTACCAACTGTAAGTCTTCGCCTTTTTCCAAGGCTTCAGCCAAGTCGGCGGCGGTCCATACCTCCACCTCGCCCCTTAAAATGTTGGCAGCAGCCATGCCGGCTATGATTACGGGATCTTTGGCTGAGGAATATGGCGGGGCATAGGCCAGATCCAGATCCTCCAGGTCATAGACAGTAAGCTGGCTGTAGATAGCCGTGGCGAGAACGTCTATACGTTTATCCACTCCTTTGGGTCCCACAATCTGTCCCCCAAGGAGGCGGCCGGTACTCTTTTCAAAGATAACTTTAACCATCATGGTCTCTGCCCCCGGGTAATAGCCGGCGTGATCGGGGGAATGGGTATAAGAGACCTGGTAATCAAAGCCTGCGTCCCTGGCTTCCCTTTCATTGAGCCCCGTTTTGGCGGCGGTAAGCTTGCCCACTTTCACGATACTGGTACCGTAAGCTCCCTTGAATTCCAGATCACCCCCGGCAGCGTTAGCGCCGGCCACCCGTCCCTGTTTGTTGGCTGGACCGGCCAGGGGAATGCGAACCTTCTTGCCGCTGACCAGGTGATAGATTTCCACGACGTCACCGGCGGCATAGATGTCAGGATTGCTGGTGCGCATGCGAGTATCCACGACAATACCGCCTTTTTCTCCGATGGCCAGGCCCGCCTTTTCAGCCAGCTCGGTGTTGGGCTTGACCCCTACGGCAAGGATGACTAGGGGAGCGGAGATAATCTTGCCGCTGGCCAACTGAACGCCGTTAACTTCACCCGTGCCCAGGAATTTGGCTACCCCGTCGTTGAGGTGAATTTCTACCCCCAGTTGCCTGAGGTGCTTTACCAAGGGAACGGTCATTTCCTGGTCAAAGGCGGGCATGACCTGGGGAAGCATTTCTACCAAGTGAACTTTGATACCGTACTTCAGCAAGTTTTCTACCGCTTCCAGGCCGATGAAGCCACCTCCTACTACTACTGCTTGCTGAGGTTTGTTTTGTTGAATAAAAGCTTTAACCGCGTCGGCATCAGGAACAGTCCATAAGTGATAGACGTTATTCAGGTTAACACCTTCTATAGGGGGCTTGATAGGACTTGCCCCGGTTGCAATAATCAGTTTGTCATACGTTTCTATGAAGGTGTTACCGGTGAAATGGTCAACAACTTCCACTTTTCTTTCCTCGGGGTTTATAGCTGTCACCTCATGGTTAACTCTGACGTCAATGTTAAATCGCTGCCGGAACCGTTCTGGAGTTACGAGGAAGAGTTCGTTACGCTCTTTAATCTGATGACCTACATAATATGGGAGACCGCAATTAGCAAAGGAGACATACGGTCCTTTTTCAAATATGATGATGCGGGCTTGTTCGTCTGTGCGGCGGGCTTTGGCAGCAGCTCCTGCTCCGGCAGCCACACCTCCGATGATAACTATTTTTTTGGAAATCGTTCATCACCTCTGCTTTTTTTGATGTATTGAATTTAATTATGTTATGTTTTGCGCTAGCTCAACAGCCTTTATGGAGTATTATAGTAACAAATGCTTCAGGGGTAAAGAATTTTATTCCAATTAACAAGGGAAGCAGGTTTGTCCTGCCTCCCTGCTTAATTGATTAGTTGTACTGTTGAAGAAATGCAAGTTGATTGAATACGGATCTTGTTCGGGTACACATTGGGGAATTAATTTTTACTTGCCTTATCCAGAGCAGTTACCAGTTCTTTTTCCACCTGTGAAGCAAAATTGCGCAGTTCAGCATCATCAAGCATGTCTACCAGTGCTGTGGGGCGAACCATCCCGATTTTGGTCCGTCCATCCTCTACGTAGACTACTATCTTGCAGGGCAAAAAGTATCCGACGCGTATGTTGGTTTCGAGAGCTTTTTTGGCATGGTGGGGGTTGCAGACCTCCAGGACCCGCAGTTTTCCCTGGTACTCAACCCCTTTTTCCTTTAGCTTTTCGGGCACGTCCAGTTCCCAAAGAACACCGAATTTGGCCTCACTTAGGGTTTGCTTTAGGTCAGTGATGGCCTGGGAAAAGTCTTTGTTTGTGTCTACAGTA
This genomic window contains:
- a CDS encoding DUF302 domain-containing protein produces the protein MFDYTVDTNKDFSQAITDLKQTLSEAKFGVLWELDVPEKLKEKGVEYQGKLRVLEVCNPHHAKKALETNIRVGYFLPCKIVVYVEDGRTKIGMVRPTALVDMLDDAELRNFASQVEKELVTALDKASKN
- a CDS encoding FAD-dependent oxidoreductase, with protein sequence MSKKIVIIGGVAAGAGAAAKARRTDEQARIIIFEKGPYVSFANCGLPYYVGHQIKERNELFLVTPERFRQRFNIDVRVNHEVTAINPEERKVEVVDHFTGNTFIETYDKLIIATGASPIKPPIEGVNLNNVYHLWTVPDADAVKAFIQQNKPQQAVVVGGGFIGLEAVENLLKYGIKVHLVEMLPQVMPAFDQEMTVPLVKHLRQLGVEIHLNDGVAKFLGTGEVNGVQLASGKIISAPLVILAVGVKPNTELAEKAGLAIGEKGGIVVDTRMRTSNPDIYAAGDVVEIYHLVSGKKVRIPLAGPANKQGRVAGANAAGGDLEFKGAYGTSIVKVGKLTAAKTGLNEREARDAGFDYQVSYTHSPDHAGYYPGAETMMVKVIFEKSTGRLLGGQIVGPKGVDKRIDVLATAIYSQLTVYDLEDLDLAYAPPYSSAKDPVIIAGMAAANILRGEVEVWTAADLAEALEKGEDLQLVDVRTPDEYREGHIPTAVNIPVDDLRKRIGELDPHRKTVLYCGIGYRSYLAYRVLKDKGFSDLGHLSGGYRSWSLTLPEK